A DNA window from Aminipila luticellarii contains the following coding sequences:
- the ftsW gene encoding putative lipid II flippase FtsW, protein MAKRKRRMKSGDFVLVLITLALVIFGIIMVFSASYYTSINKSGNPYSYLVKDTIWAVLGLGAMLVTASVDYRIYGKVAKPIMIISIVLLALLFTPLGVERNYATRWLGVGGITIMPGELAKPAAIIFTSWFLSRDPKIIKSLTKGVVPLFLLCGVYAGLIVLQPNLSTAITVCIIIIGIMFAAGLNYIYLGGLIGVGALGICTLIITNPESHWMKRLTSFMDPFADPLNTGYQVVQSLLALGSGGLFGLGLGKSIQKNLYLPEPQNDFIFAIIGEELGYVGCLILIAAYIILVWRGIHIAINAADLFGTLLASGISIMIGIQVILNIAVVTSSMPPTGVTLPFVSYGGNALMIFMASVGILLNISRHTVAVE, encoded by the coding sequence ATGGCAAAAAGAAAAAGAAGAATGAAATCCGGAGATTTTGTTCTGGTGCTGATCACATTGGCATTGGTCATCTTCGGAATAATAATGGTGTTTAGTGCCAGTTATTACACTTCAATAAACAAGAGCGGCAATCCATACTCTTATCTGGTCAAGGATACGATTTGGGCTGTTCTGGGGCTGGGTGCAATGCTGGTCACCGCATCGGTGGATTACAGGATTTATGGCAAGGTGGCAAAGCCCATCATGATTATAAGTATCGTACTTCTGGCCCTTCTTTTTACGCCGCTGGGGGTAGAACGAAACTATGCTACGAGGTGGCTTGGAGTGGGGGGAATTACCATCATGCCCGGAGAATTGGCAAAGCCTGCGGCGATCATATTTACGTCCTGGTTTTTAAGCAGAGATCCGAAAATTATAAAATCATTGACCAAGGGCGTGGTTCCGCTGTTCCTGCTCTGCGGTGTATATGCAGGGCTAATCGTTCTGCAGCCCAATCTGTCCACAGCCATTACGGTCTGCATCATTATCATAGGGATCATGTTTGCGGCGGGACTGAACTACATTTATTTGGGCGGACTGATCGGCGTAGGGGCTTTGGGCATATGTACACTGATTATTACCAATCCTGAAAGCCATTGGATGAAGCGTCTGACCAGCTTTATGGATCCCTTCGCAGATCCGCTGAACACCGGGTATCAGGTGGTTCAATCTTTGCTGGCTTTAGGCTCGGGAGGATTATTTGGATTAGGTCTAGGAAAGAGCATACAAAAAAATTTATATCTGCCTGAACCGCAGAATGATTTCATCTTTGCGATCATAGGGGAAGAGCTGGGATATGTGGGATGCCTGATTTTAATCGCAGCTTATATTATTCTAGTCTGGCGGGGCATTCATATCGCCATTAATGCGGCGGATTTATTTGGAACCTTGCTTGCATCGGGAATTTCCATCATGATAGGTATTCAGGTGATATTGAATATAGCGGTAGTGACTTCGTCCATGCCGCCTACAGGAGTTACGCTGCCTTTTGTCAGCTACGGGGGCAACGCCCTGATGATTTTTATGGCCTCAGTGGGAATACTCCTCAATATATCAAGGCATACGGTTGCAGTGGAATAA
- the murD gene encoding UDP-N-acetylmuramoyl-L-alanine--D-glutamate ligase — protein MKDNMKDKKVLIVGMGKSGIAAAQALLYLGAKVYVQDSKPAFDIEPQLVNFLAGRDVTCYFGEVPACLDEIDMMVLSPGVPPELNFVQEAVAKGVEVIGELEIAYRVGNGNYVAITGTNGKTTTTTLVGEIFKNAKRKTYVVGNIGVAVISMAVNAEPDSWLITETSSFQLETTKYFKPKISAILNLTPDHLNRHHTMENYGAAKAKVFQNQDKDGYYIANYDDPGSFELSKQCKTAKVVPFSIKKKLSYGAFVEGGRIVILNDDGKKITLCRADELKIPGNHNLENALAAAAISYFAGIEPAVISDTLKSFGGVEHRLEYCGQVDGVKFVNDSKGTNPDASMKAIDAMKENIILIAGGYDKGSDFTDFIKSFHGRVKHMVLLGKTAPKIKEQAEAAGFTHITMAKNMEECVTAAFKLAEPGDTVLLSPACASWDMYTCFEQRGEHFKHCVHGLEK, from the coding sequence ATGAAAGATAATATGAAAGATAAAAAAGTATTGATTGTAGGAATGGGGAAATCAGGAATTGCAGCAGCGCAGGCTCTGTTATACCTTGGAGCAAAGGTCTATGTACAGGATTCAAAACCTGCTTTCGATATAGAACCTCAATTGGTGAACTTCTTAGCGGGCAGAGACGTAACCTGCTATTTCGGAGAAGTACCCGCCTGCCTGGATGAAATTGATATGATGGTATTAAGCCCCGGTGTTCCCCCTGAACTGAATTTTGTACAGGAGGCTGTGGCAAAGGGCGTTGAAGTGATAGGCGAACTGGAGATTGCGTACAGGGTGGGAAACGGAAATTATGTGGCCATTACAGGGACCAACGGAAAAACCACCACCACCACGCTTGTGGGAGAAATCTTTAAGAACGCCAAGCGAAAAACGTATGTGGTCGGAAATATTGGTGTTGCGGTTATATCCATGGCAGTCAATGCCGAACCGGATTCATGGCTCATAACGGAAACCAGCAGCTTTCAGCTGGAAACCACAAAATATTTTAAGCCTAAAATTTCTGCGATTTTAAACTTGACACCGGATCATTTAAACCGGCATCATACCATGGAAAACTACGGAGCTGCAAAAGCTAAGGTGTTTCAAAATCAAGATAAAGACGGTTATTACATCGCAAATTATGATGACCCCGGCAGCTTTGAACTGAGTAAACAGTGCAAAACCGCAAAGGTTGTTCCGTTCAGCATAAAGAAAAAGCTGTCGTATGGAGCTTTTGTAGAGGGTGGGCGCATCGTGATCCTTAATGATGACGGAAAGAAAATTACTCTATGCCGGGCAGATGAATTAAAGATTCCGGGGAACCACAATCTGGAGAATGCCCTGGCGGCAGCGGCCATTTCTTATTTTGCGGGAATTGAACCTGCTGTCATTTCAGATACGCTGAAAAGCTTCGGCGGAGTAGAGCACCGGCTGGAATACTGCGGTCAGGTGGACGGCGTTAAATTTGTGAACGACTCGAAAGGCACCAATCCGGATGCTTCTATGAAAGCCATTGATGCCATGAAAGAGAACATTATTTTAATTGCGGGGGGCTATGATAAGGGCTCTGATTTTACGGACTTTATAAAATCCTTCCACGGAAGGGTAAAACATATGGTGCTGCTGGGAAAAACGGCTCCTAAAATTAAAGAACAGGCTGAGGCGGCAGGCTTTACACACATAACCATGGCTAAAAACATGGAAGAGTGCGTGACGGCAGCCTTTAAACTGGCTGAACCGGGAGATACGGTCTTGCTTTCTCCGGCCTGTGCAAGCTGGGATATGTATACTTGTTTTGAACAGAGAGGTGAACATTTTAAACATTGTGTTCACGGTCTGGAAAAATAA
- the murG gene encoding undecaprenyldiphospho-muramoylpentapeptide beta-N-acetylglucosaminyltransferase: MKVIMTGGGTGGHIYPAIAIAEKIKEKRPDADILFVGTKRGLEKDLVPQNGYPIKFVTVSGFNRKHIMKNVKVVKDLLKGSREAKKILKEFKPDIVIGTGGYVCGPVVRAAHKLGIRTFIHEQNAFPGMTNKMLEKYVENVFISFADAEKYFKHKEKLILSGNPVRRAFFDAVKTDSRRFIKEQEENFMLLCFGGSQGAGKINDVMIEVAENLNGIQNISLYFVTGNAYYDSILKTMEDRGFVNKGNIHIKKYISNMQDYLSAADLVISRSGALTVSEITVCGKASVLIPSPNVTGNHQYYNAKAVADKGGAVLMEEKELSSEALLKIVSHFKLNPQKLKDMERASQKSAPCEATKIIYEHLGI, translated from the coding sequence ATGAAAGTTATTATGACAGGCGGGGGAACCGGAGGACATATTTATCCTGCTATTGCCATAGCAGAAAAAATAAAAGAGAAGAGACCGGATGCCGATATTCTTTTCGTGGGAACCAAAAGAGGTTTGGAAAAGGATCTGGTACCTCAAAACGGATATCCCATTAAATTTGTGACGGTCAGCGGCTTTAACCGAAAACATATCATGAAGAATGTAAAGGTCGTAAAGGATCTTTTGAAAGGCAGCAGGGAAGCAAAAAAAATTCTGAAGGAATTCAAGCCGGATATTGTCATTGGGACAGGCGGCTATGTGTGCGGTCCGGTGGTAAGAGCAGCCCATAAGCTGGGTATAAGGACCTTTATACATGAGCAGAATGCGTTTCCGGGCATGACCAATAAAATGCTTGAAAAATATGTGGAAAATGTATTCATCAGCTTTGCAGACGCAGAGAAATATTTTAAGCATAAAGAGAAATTGATCTTATCCGGAAATCCGGTCAGACGTGCTTTTTTTGACGCAGTCAAGACGGATTCAAGGCGATTCATAAAAGAACAGGAAGAGAACTTTATGCTTCTATGCTTTGGAGGAAGTCAGGGCGCAGGAAAAATAAACGATGTCATGATAGAAGTAGCAGAAAATTTGAATGGCATTCAGAATATTTCACTGTACTTTGTAACAGGTAATGCATATTATGATAGTATATTAAAGACCATGGAAGACAGGGGCTTTGTTAATAAAGGCAACATACACATAAAAAAATATATAAGCAACATGCAGGATTACTTAAGCGCCGCAGACCTGGTCATAAGCCGATCGGGTGCATTGACGGTTTCGGAAATTACAGTTTGCGGCAAGGCGTCTGTTTTGATTCCTTCACCGAATGTAACCGGGAACCATCAGTACTATAATGCAAAAGCGGTGGCAGATAAAGGAGGAGCTGTTCTTATGGAAGAAAAGGAACTGAGTTCCGAAGCTCTTTTGAAAATTGTTTCACACTTTAAATTAAATCCACAGAAACTAAAGGACATGGAACGTGCCAGCCAAAAATCAGCTCCTTGCGAGGCAACAAAAATTATTTATGAGCATTTGGGAATATAA